AGATGGCGTTTAAGGTGGTGTCTTTGTACCATttattccttctttttattcatcCTACAAAATCTTGGCAATTCACTCGAGAATGGTAATTGAGAGATGTATATTTCTTTGAGTAGCACAGACTCAGAGGATAACCTTAGTGGAAATTGCTAAGAAAAGGGATTTGCGcactttgtttcattttttccaCGTGTACTTTATCATGTCAAATACCTtttatgttcaattcttggtgCATTACTAATTTAAATTTACTCTAGACTTTTCTTTGAAGTATAATGTTGAGCTGAACCCTACTCGTAGATATATAATGAAATAGAAAGCACAAGTTCACGACGATACCATCGTCCTAATCTCTTGCTAAATTCCAGACTTTTTACTAATTAACTTTTTATTTTCTACTATAATAATTAGTTTATTTTAATAAGCAACAACAACTTTTCAGGTTCTATCACCATTTATAGTCTGATACTTTCTTGTATTTGTATTGTGATTATGCAGATATTTTCCTTTCCGAAACTAAATTCTGCATATTCTTGCTTGTATCTACAGTGCTAGAGAGCGTGAATTACTGGAAGAACTTTCTTATCTGAATGACCCCACCACTAGTCCTCGAACTCGTCCAAAAACTGAGCCTGCTAGTAAGTGATAGCTTTGTCATTTTCTGAATTAATGTAGTACATGTGACTTATGTAGCTTGCTTGAGTGCCGTTTTGGGATTTGATTCTTAGCAAATTTGATGGGAAATGTTGCTTGGCTGAAACTTGATTGTGATGGTTGAAGCCAATTGTGAAGTAATTTCTCTTATTTGGGGATGGGGAAAACTGGCAGAGTGATGATGTTCATCTGATCTGCAAGCTGTTATGTTTTGGCTCTTGGATTGTATATTGACTGTGATGTTTACTCCTGCAGCTGCAAATAAAGAAAGTCAAACGGAAACTGTCACAACAAAAGCTGACGAATTGGAAGATCAGAATGATATATGGCAAAAGTTAAAAGATTTTGCTGGGTAATAATTCTTCTATGCCTgtacatttataattatttggtTTATATATCTGGCTTCAATCTGATTGTTTGTGAATTGCAATTACCTGTGCACATATTTTCTAAGCTCTTTCTGCTGCCACAATTATTTACATTTTTGGAGTTTGCAATCATTGCATACATATGTGCTCAACCCTGTGGAGCGAGAATGACTTAATGCTGCTTGAGCTTTTCACTAGATTTCTTGAACTAATATGAGCGTAAACCAGGGGTCGTGTGATTGGAACTTGCATAGATACTCGTATTGtaacattcttttttttttcacattaaaatgtttttttatatGTTCCTACTTCAGCCGTAGTCTTCTTTTTACGATctgttcattttttattttctgctcTGTTTTCTCTCATCTTATTGATAAAAAAGGATGGTGAAAATTTGCAGGTCAGTTGCAAATGGCGCTCTAAAATGGCTCAAGGACAACCTGTAGCTGGATTTACTTATTATGTGAAGTCCTCACTAATAATCTGCTCTTTCAAATCGGTTTCTCAAGGACCATGAAGTCATTCACTTAGATTGGATTGGCCCTTGGGGTAACAGAGCattttgatattcttttttcttccctttttgtaAAGCCTAGTAAATGATATATAATTATAGATTTAGCGCTTTCAGTGATGTGTACTCTGAGAGAAAGAAGGGGCCAAGGGCAGCTGCATGTAGTGAATAAGAGAAGTGAACACGGAGAAAGGTCAAACTAATCATGACCATTTGATGCTTCTTTCAGATGTGTACTCAATGCAAACAATTATCTCTTCATGAATCATGACATATGTGCTTGATGCGTAGCCTTTTCCTTCTCCGATCTTGCTTTTAACATCCATGAATCATAAATTGGGAGTCTCGAGCATTTTTTAATGTTTCGAGCCAACTTGACATTGTCAACAGCACTTAACCTCCCAACAACTCTAGAAACTCTGACATCAACCTACGCATCCATGAATTCTATGCAACACATACCCCCAAGGCAGCCATTGTTCTCTTAGAAGCTAGAACCGCTCGTGATTATTACATAAACAACTGAAAGTAACTAATGCAAAGTAATGATATTGTACCAGGTATTTTACACTTGATATATATACAGAAGCTTCGATATGCTACATTTCCAAGAACTGGCTCAAAGCTGTTTttcttggatgagtttcctcttcatcatcatctttgtTGGACTGGGCGTAGGTCTTTAAAGAGTGACGAATTACCGAGTTGAGTTGCATCCTCAATCTGGCATTATCGACGAAACTATCTGTCAGCATCTTCCTCAACTCATCAGCTGTTGTTCTTTCACTTCCGCTTCCATGATTTTCATCCAATTCTGACGCAGAATTTTCAACATCTTGTGCAAGGAGCTGCGCCTGTTCAAGTTCATGAGCCATAAGCTTCGTCTTTTTTCAATTCTTAAGTCAGACCCATAAGCTAAGTCAGAGGATTAAGATGAGATTGTAAGGAACTGTGAGAAAAGATGTCATGGAAGGGACTATAGCCATGAAACTGTTTCATTAAATACTAAAGAATAGGATCAAATTCTCTTTTCCTATAACACAAGGAacaaaataatttcttacaGTAGTTATATTAGTCATCACAAGAAAATATGAAACTAGAATTGCAAAGCTAATCTATCTTACCCCACCATTTGAGCTTTCAGAAAGATCATCCCAAGTACATCATATCCATCACGTTTTAAAATAACGGCTCCTCCGCCATAtcccccaacaaaaaaaaaaaaaaaaaaaaaaaaaccaactcaGAACACTGAACTgtgaaaaaccaaaaaagaaaaagaaaaaaaaggtccCCCTACAATGTTTAAAGGGGAAAAATGTAACAAATAGATTCGGCCGTAATGAACACGAGATAACATATCTTGAAATAGCCCCTATCAAAGTCATCAGTACTTGGAAGAGCCATGATTAAGAACTTCTGGTTTTCTGCCTATGAATATCAAACTAAAAAGAAACAGATAAACTTACCTCTGCAAGGAGTAGACCAATTCGGTTGTCAGATGTCACTAGAAGATTTATAGCATCAGAAGTTGATGAAGTCTCCACAATTAGTTTATCTTCCTCTTCTCTAAGGAAGTTAACACTACATTCTTGGAGCCGGTCGCGAAGAATTTCACATTCGTGCAGCAACTTTGCATTAGCAGTAGTTGCTTGCTCCATGTTCTCCTTTTCCCTTTGAAGAGTCCTCTGATGTACACATACCAGAGGAAGAACTGAGTATTTGAATTGGTAAGTAAACCAATTGAACAGCACAAATGAAGAGGAAATTTTTCTAAGAGAGCCCACCATAATTTAACTTACCGTcaaacaaaatgtgaaaaaggaACTTCGTAAACATTGAGTATTTGAATTGATGAATGACCCAATCGAAGAACATGATATACGCATACAAAAGCAGGATTGAATAAATTTTCTGAAAGAGTTTGTCAAGAAGTTATCATGCAGTCAACCAAACTGTGAGCAACTTAATAGGCAAATATTTACCTTTTAGACTAAAACCATGTCAAACTGCAACAAACCACTGTGcaaaacaacaagaaatttCAACAAGCATAGTCACATATTTGAACAAGGCCTTCTCTGAGAAAAAAGGTATTACTTGTGTAAGGATGCATCTGTGAAGAGCAATCTAGCCATCCCTTATTATTGATTAAGGGAAGAGAACAAGCTTTAAAGGAGAAATGGAAACCAGTTCTGGTATAAGTCTTTAAATACAGCATTATAAGTCTCCATATCTTAAACGTCTGACATCTAAAAATATCAGTATCATCATCGTCAAAGCCATTTATCCCAGCAACTATCAGATAATTCTAAAACAAGAAAGATACACAACCCGAGAAATTTCAAGAGCTCTtatcttgcagtattatgtaaGATATCATACATCTGGAATTAGCCAACCATTTTACATGAATGTCATCTTATGACAAgcagaaaaatatttaaatagacATGGTTCTGcgccaaaaagaaaaagttaccTCCAGTTCGAGTTTTTCTTTCATCAAGCGGCTCAGCTCCTGTTTCAATTCTGACTGGGAAATTCGGAGAGATTTGACCTCTTTAACAAGAACCTTCAAATCAGCTTTTGACTTCACCTCTAACTCTTCATGGACTTCATGTAATTTCTCAAGCTGCTCTCTGGCAACACCCAGCTCCTGCAGCAACATTTCATTCCCCTGGATGATTGAAGCTTTGGCCAACTCCACACAAGCCTTATCATCCTGTCTTATTCCAGCATATAGTTATTCAAAATGTAAAATGTTAATACTGATAGAAATATAGTAGAAACAAAACCTGTTCCGACTTCAATTTCAGTTCCATCTCAAGACATCTACTACGAAATTCTTCCACATCCCACTGCATTTGAGTGAATTTCTCTCGTTCCGTTAGAGCAGCTTGTTGCATATTTTCCTTACAATTATGTCTTGTAGTTTCAATTTCGACTTCCAAATCCTTGACCTACGAGAAGAAAAAGTACCCAAAGATGAGTTATGTTCATGGAACTGTGCGATTTCAAGACGTCAGACTCGACTCTCTTCTATTGATCATAGTCATATATCATTGTAGTACAACCATGGTGAATAAGATCAAGAGACAACAATGTATCTCAGTAAACCTAAATCCCAGGTTTCGAGGATTTCATATGGCGAAGAACGCAGTCCCAACAGCAGGTCAGGGGCAGCTAACATGGATAGAACTCCCGACCCCACCCTGCTGCCCCCTGATCATGTTTGTAGTCTTGCCTGcttatatttgttctttacataTTTACTAGTGTTGCTAACTATGTACAATATTCTTCCAGAGTCAAATGATGCGACTCAAATGATGTACGTAGTGGACACCTGGACGGGGTTGGGGACAGGTAGTATATACGCAGACTTCAGCCAAGTTAAATAAATGGTTCTTAGAAACTAGATATGCAAGTGTGGTGAAAAATTCGCTTTAGAGCGGcattcaaacaaaaatctatAAACAGTGCGGTTGTGAGGGGAAGGCAAATATGGCTTGGATGATCCCGTTGCCATCCCTTAAACTTCCCAACAATCTGAAGAATGGAATAAGATGAAGCTAGTGAAATGAGAACAACTTTTTGCACCCAGCACCAGTTTGTAATGTGGCAATGTCAAAGAACTAAAAATACTTCATCAAGTAGTGGGGGACATTTTACAAGCACTTTAGAAGAAACAGAAAAGAGCTCTAATGCCCTAATAATTGAAGCTTCAACATGCATGATTCTGTCGGGGAAGGATGCAGGTATTTGAATTATTGAATATACAGGACAAAAACATCACTATCATGAATTAACAAAATCAGTACAGCAAATATGGCTCTAAGGTAGAATATCACAGCTAATCTAAGTTTTAAAGAACAAATAGGCTAATATGATACACATTTCAGCGGAAGGCAGATAAGAGTTCACTCTATGATGCGACAATTACGTACCAACTGATAAATAAAATCTCATAAAACAGAAAATACCTTTGTTGCCAAAAACTTTCTCACAGCAACCTCTTGATTCAATCTTGCTGTAAGATCCTCCATGTCTGTTTTTCCTGTGCACAGTCTGCGTTGCACCGTGTTAAGAACTCTGATCAATTTCTGTTGCTCAAAAGATGGAAGAATAAGCGAGTCCCTCGAAAAGTGTATATCTGAGCTGACGAGAGTATCCCTGGTTCTAGAAGCATCAGCACCTTCAGCAAGGTCCATGTTGTCCTCACCAAATAAATTAGCCACCCCAAAATTAGATGCTTCACTTTCTTTTACAGTACTCAAGTCACTTCCAACACTCTCTGATGATAGTCCTCGAGCATGGCCATCGAACTTATAATACTCCTTATTGGCCAAATACTCCATACCATCTGCATGAAGAGATTCAGTTTAAACACATTCTCAACGAATGTAAACGTTGATTTGTTCAAGAATGAATATTATGCCAGGATAATCTTTCTAGGCTCTCCAGAATAAGGCTCTAATGGAACATACCACGCTTAGCAGGGATTTCTACTGCATCAGTTATGTTTTGTCCAGAAGTTGAAGCCTCCACACCAAAATCAGTGATATCATCCCTTCCAATCCTGACTTTACTCTCACTCTTTAGTGTCTCAATTTCAGATATCGAGTCAGGAAATTCATTACCATTATCAGATGTGATTGACGAACATTCAGCAAACACAGAAATGTCTGAGTTGGATTTCAACAATGATGACGGAACCACGGCTCTAAGAGAGTGATTCACATCTGAATTCTGCTGAATGTCATCGTAGAAAGCTGAAAAGTATTTAAAAAATCACCACAGTATTAGTTTGCAATTGCATTGTCAACTTAAATATGTATTTTATATTTCGTCCAATATAACCATATGTCCAttcaaaattctaaaaaaaatatttttaagaagCATAAAGAAACACCTACAAGACCTCGCAGCAGCTTCTAGCTCCAGAAACAGTGCTACAGAAACACATCTTGATATGTCAATATCTGATAGCAGTTTATGCATCCATTCCTCCAATGAACACCTTCTCTGCAACACTAAGTATGAGAATACTATTAGACGTTTatcttttaaagaaaaaataaagccCAATATAACACTAAATGGGAAAGATTCATAAAGTAATTGGCTATTTTCCTCGCCAGCAGATAGACGATTGCAGATTCAGGAAAATCAAAACTATAAAAGCTAATAGcttataatatataagaaaatacACAATACCTACCACCCAACACCCCCAGGCCctgagaaaaaataaaagaaggaaaatgagGGGGATAGCTGATCGACGCAGATATTATTTAAGCCATCAACACCTTCATTTTTCTGTTCTATTCAAAAAGCTCGAGTAGATCAAAAAGCACAGAGAAAGGGAAGCTGCACATGTACTGGGAGAGTGGTCAAAGCAAGTATGTGAAGAAAATGTAAGAGGAGTCAGAAGGCAAAGCTTAAGTTAGTGAACCAACTCCTTATAATTAAGTTAGcttataattatatgtatatataaacccTCCTCATACTGCATATGGAGAAGCTCAAGCACAAAGAGAGAGATTTCAAGTAACCAGATGTCCCATAACCAATTGAATCAGTAAATAGCAACTGAGTAACATTCACAATACCATTTTTTGATAGGTAAATGGGAGTGGGGGATCAAAATTTGGTACCACCCAATTCAAGTATAAGCCTTGACCACCTCGGCTGAGGAGTACAATACCATCTATACAAGTAAAACCAGAAATTGATATAGTTTGTTCCCTCCATCAAGCCCTCAGCCGCCAAAGGTACAATTGTAAATAATGAGATTCAGAACAGTGGATAACAACCAAAATTAGCACACAAAAAAATACGTTTTGAGAAGGTATAAATACtgtattaaagaaaataaagtaaatgAAACATGTATCTACCTCTTCCAACATTGTCCTGCTTTTCATTCTCAAAATCCTCCTTGGAGGAGCTGGAGGTAGAGTTTTCCCAGGAAACTCTTTTTTAAGCTGCAACGAGTAAGCAAGGGAGATAGTTCAGAAAACATCACTCTCAAATGAAATTACATACAAAATCTCTGCCAAACTTATAAGGACCCCTCCATACcagtgtttcatgggctctAGAGAGTCCAAGCCCAAACCCCCCCTAATAGTCCAACAGGCCCAACCCGCATCCATGGGTGCACGCACCCATGGACCGATTGTAGTCCAATGGGCCTCCACAATAccaatgtttcatgggctcttgtgaaaacctattggacatgttaaggagtggcctttgccctccttataaacAACACTTAACTCCCCTATctttccgatgtgggagtttCTATCACAAACCAATGAAGTTTTTTGGACAACTGACTCCTAAAGATCAAATAAAACAGGATATCATTTGTTTCTCAAAGAGAAGCAAATTTTACTAGGTGAGAGATGAGCATCAAAACCAAAGCCTATGAATAAACACAAACTAATCGATCAGTCAACAGGTTAATGAGACAGAAGGATGCTTTTTTACTAGATAATAATAGAAGAATAAACTTGAATTGAGCTTAAAGTAAATGATTTTACATATTCTAGGGTGCTAAACACATAATGAAACTTACTTCAGAATGTAACTTCAGGAAATCACTGAATCTTTGCAATATCTCTCTGGTTGTAGTGATGCCTTCAGGTGACTGTATACCAACTTCAACTCTGAAAAACTGTCCTCCATGAATGTTAGACATAAAACAAGTAAAGCAGGACAGATATAGCGAAAAATTAAGTGGAACTGGATGAACAACAAAACTAGATAAAAAAGACACCAATAATCAGAAGATTCTCAAATTGAATTTATGGTTGCTAAATGCTAATAAAGGTGAAATCTTGGGAAAAATGTAAGATGAAAATTTACTATCTTCAATTGTTTGTATGTGTGCGTATGTAAGATGAGAATTGAGAAGTATACCACCACAGGATCTGAACCCCTTGGTTTCTGCAGGAGAATCCATGAAGGAATTGTGGCACAATAACTCCATCCTGTATGAGGATCATATGGCCAAACAGAGTTTTGTCCTTCCTAcattaaaattataattacataAGATTCAGAAGAAAAACATGCACCAAAATGTTCATGAGTGTCCAGAAGTTGTGACAGTTAAGtttcaaaacaaaatatttACGGTCAACAAAGTTTCTAGCTGGTTGATCATGTTGTTCCAAGGATAATTGGACCAggtaacaaataaataaaattttcatcataaAGGAGAGTACAAATGATGAAAGATGCATATTTCCTCAGCTTAAGTTTTATTATATGGTTTCTCACATGCTATTATAGTTCTTGGCCAACAAGACATCAAGAGTTTGAATGCTCACACCACCCTAATTAAATGTTACATTTGTTGGGGGTTCCTAATGAGTTGAGTGTGACACACACATCCATGCATGCAGCATCAGTGCACCATCCTTTCAATAATCATCAGCAATCCACGTAAGATCCATTAGAGGACATCCCAAAACCACATCTAAAAATGATTAATGACCAAAGCACCAACACCTTATGCAGAAATCAAAGCTGAAGGCCTCAACCCTAAACCCAATGCTGCCGCTACCCCAAGCATAATAACATAAAAAGCATAATTATCTCAAAGGGAACACACAAATCCCCAAAAATAACAACATTAGGGGGTCGGGGATTAGATAAAAAGGGAGAGTGAGGATGAAGGCTTAACCCAATGATGACCAATCAAAGAACTCAAGATAAAAAACTGCAAATCTAGCAATAGCATCAACGGCTCGAACAAGTAAACAATGAATACAAACACAATCCGCTTCCACTTTCACAATTGatgattaaaaaaatgtcaCAACCTTTCCAGGATTGCAGTTAAACACCAAATCCCACCAACTGAATCAATTCGTATCACTAGAGGACTTACAAAAAAACCCAATAATTGACACTATTAAAGGGACAAAGTCAACGAAATTAAATGTCAAATACTAAAACAGAGCAATTTCTGATCAACGAGGATATACCAGAATTTAGTTGAAATCATAGCACTACTGCAGATCAAATGAActgggaaaaaaatttaaaatagaaCGGCAGAGATCATATACAAAAATGAGCAGCAACTAAGTCAAGTTATGACCGACTGATGCTAGTGTCAGTCGCAAACCATATCTACAACCGTGAGTAAAGCAATTCGAAGAAGAtgataaaaggaaaaagagtTGCACACCCATTTAGGAGGAGGAAGGCTCCAGTCCATCCCCAGTGGCAGCGGCGACTTGCCATCGTGGCGGTGCTTTGGTGGGCTATTGCGACGACTCACCGCGGAGGCTTCACCATAATCTGTTTTGTATTCATAATCATCGTCTGCTGATGATGACCACGATCTGTGGTCGAAATTGACGATGGGATTGGAGAAATTTGCGAAATCGAACAGAGTAGGATCAAAGGTGTACGGATTCATGGttttgtgatatgaatttaCGATGCGTCTTCGTCACTTCCTTGAACCAAAAGACTCGCACTGCTAAAACAAGCCTATCAATTAAAACCTACGGTCTAGATCAAGTGTCGAATACGTGGGCTCTTCGTTGTAGCCTTGTAAGTCCATAAAGCACATTATTTTAGGGCTTCGTTCTCAAAAGCTCAGAACTTTGAAGCTCTAAACCTTCAAGAAAAAAGCTCAAGCCCATTGACTTCGTCTTCTACCTCCAATTCTTACAGTCGCATTTTCCTTTCTCAAGGCGTCTATTTCCTTGGCCAGAGACAGTCGTATCCGACTCTGTCTTCCATTACTAACTTGTCTACCACCTTCGCTGCCGTTTTCCACCTTTGTTTAAAGTTTACCTATTCATGAGAAAACACGACTGAAGCAGCTTCCCGTGATTACAAGTCTTGCTAAACACTAGGTACCAACGTCGGACCCCCTTTCCACCACTCAGGTCTGGATTTGAAGTTGGATTCGACGGCAACTTTTCTCattcaaatttttgttaaaaatttAGGTTTCGGACGTGCGAAACTGAAGACCTACATTTGGTTCTGCTGACGGAAATTCTTTCTGTAGATCTTCCGACTTCCCGAGGTATGAATaatttccaatctctttttTTATCGTCGGGTTTGTCAATTTGTGTGTGGAGGTATCGGATTCTTGTTTTTCGGCGGTGTTATCTGTCTGATGCGTCTTTGGTGATTTGACCATTTTCTTTCGTATTAGTTAGGTCTCGCCATTATCGACTCTCTGTGTTGTGGTTTTCTTTTGTGGGATTGGATCAGATAAATTGTTGTTCCATAACGGCGTCTTTGGTTGAGAAAGTTACACCAGACCATCcagaaatcaaaatccaaatattCAGATTGTAATAACTCtattttcttactttttttgtAGGGCTAGCGCCCACATAAATTTGGCTATGGATGAAGGCAAGGGCTGTTTTTCCTCCTGCATGGCATCAAATCTAACTGCCACTGTGGTTCTTATCATCACTGTTACTGTAATCCTGATTCGTGTTTCATATGTGATATACTGGACTGGGAAACCTGTTCGCAGAACATGCAGAAAATCTTTGAGTACTCTGGTTGTTTTAGGTTCAGGTGAGTTCATGAGTCTAATTTGATTTCCATCACTATCAATGGATGGCTGTTTTGGTTACCCTCAATTTTCTTTTAGCATTGTTGATTGGCTATTGACTGTGTTGTTGTTATAGGGGGACACACAGCGGAGATGCTTAATCTCTTAATGGTGTTGCAAAAGGACAGGTTTACTCCTAGATTCTACATTGCTGCTGCTACGGACAATATGAGTCTGCAAAAATCTCGTGTGTTTGAGAGCTCGTTGGATGATACGGTAATGTCCACTCCATCCTGTATCTGTATTTGCATTTGGCTAAATAATGATATTTGAAATCAGGCTCCTGAATAATACTATGCTATGAAGCTGCAATCACAgcatttttattaatttctcaACTGGTCTATTGAATGGTAGCTTCTTGTATTAAACCACCTTCAGCAAAATTTCAAGGGATGCAGCAACAAAATTTTGTATTCTAAGTCCTTTCTGGAAATAGATTTTTGATGACCTTATGATAATGGGGGTATGTACTAGTTAGGAAGAAAGCTATGAAAAGGTACttaatttggaattttggacaGCATTAATTTTTCTTGAGAACTTTATGatatagtattttttttctaaCCCTGCTTCTGCTGCAGGTCATTGTCTCATGGGATGGGAGTTATTTACTTTTGCTGTTCTTTATTATTAGTGGAGAAAATTTCCTTATCATaaattttagaaattttttATGATGATATTCCATCAACTTTCTTATAGACTAGATTctctttcttgttcttgttctttctttctttcttttttttcaattatttttgcCGTCagctttgatgttttgatgcaCTTGTGAAAGCCACAACGCCATTTATGTATAACTTTGATACTAGAAGCTttatgttttaacttttaagtgaCATAGAAGTTTATTGTGTATGCataaatcaatttaaacaaCTTAATTAAATTCAAACCTAAACGTGAGAGCCTCTGGAATCAGTCAAATTGATGGTTACTAAGCTTGGAGTATCGCACATTGCTGCAGCTGTTAATGTTCAACCTCTGGAAACTTGTCTTAAGTTTTATGGTTCTAAGCATGGAATAGAAAGTAGTGCGATTCAGTATAATTAGCTTTTAAAATTAGTTGTTGTATTTattgaacctatattcctataaGTTATCTAATAGCAACAATACAAAATATTGTTTTCGGATAAAATGTAACATATGTGTTGCAGATActaattttctagtttcatAACTTTGGGCCAAATTATGCTGTGATTTTGTTAATCATTGGTCTTGTAAATAGTTGTTAAGAGTATGGTGAAGCTTAATATTTTGCAGCAATTGCAATTTTTTCCATtaagaagaaaatagaaataaaaattagacAGCTGTTTATGCAAAATCTGTTATGGCTTTCATCTTCATTGTAACTAAAGACTAAAGTATTCACACATTGTGCTTCATCTGGAAATCAAAATGATGGTTCTATAATTTTCCTGTTAATTGCTGCGTCTTGTAAAGTATATGGATTGATGTTTTCTGCAGACAGGGAAACATGGGGTTGCCATGCAGTTCGTGCAGATATATAGAAGCAGGGAAGTTGGTCAGTCATACATCACTTCTGTCTGGACAACGTTGATCGCTATGGCTCATGCATTATGGCTAATGATAAAGACAAGACCACAAGTGGTACAATTATTACCTTGAAAAGTTAGTGTTTAAAACCTCTTCTTTCTATCACCAAAGGTGATGGTTGAATCTACTCTGTGACAACTATGTTTTACTGTAGCTTCTCTGCAATGGTCCTGGGACTTGCATTCCCTTATGCATAATTGCATTCGTTTTCAAGGTTAGGTATCCTTCCTTTGTACAATTGCTTTATGGAAACATCATTTTGAAAGCATGTTAGAGTTGATTATTTTGTCATCTTCTGTATTCAGGTGGTGGGAATTAGATggtcatatatattttatgttgAGAGTATAGCTAGAGTGAGGAGGCTCTCGTTAAGCGGCTTGATTCTCTACAAATT
This genomic stretch from Tripterygium wilfordii isolate XIE 37 chromosome 22, ASM1340144v1, whole genome shotgun sequence harbors:
- the LOC119990484 gene encoding UDP-N-acetylglucosamine transferase subunit ALG14-like, encoding MDEGKGCFSSCMASNLTATVVLIITVTVILIRVSYVIYWTGKPVRRTCRKSLSTLVVLGSGGHTAEMLNLLMVLQKDRFTPRFYIAAATDNMSLQKSRVFESSLDDTTGKHGVAMQFVQIYRSREVGQSYITSVWTTLIAMAHALWLMIKTRPQVLLCNGPGTCIPLCIIAFVFKVVGIRWSYIFYVESIARVRRLSLSGLILYKLCIADELFVQWPQLQKKYPRARYVGCLM